A region of Lycium barbarum isolate Lr01 chromosome 1, ASM1917538v2, whole genome shotgun sequence DNA encodes the following proteins:
- the LOC132609023 gene encoding proteinase inhibitor type-2 TR8 translates to MALCKVGILSLLLLSGIFLLGIEVENANAQKMCLQYCDPEVAYMTCPSSGDKQINEVCVNCCTAGEGCKLFRTDGSLICTGTPE, encoded by the exons ATGGCCCTTTGCAAAGTTGGTATCCTTTCTCTGCTCCTATTGTCTG GTATATTTCTTTTGGGAATTGAGGTGGAAAATGCAAATGCACAAAAGATGTGTCTCCAGTATTGTGACCCTGAAGTGGCTTACATGACTTGCCCATCTTCAGGAGATAAGCAAATTAATGAAGTTTGCGTCAACTGTTGCACAGCAGGCGAAGGTTGTAAATTGTTCCGCACTGATGGATCACTAATTTGTACCGGAACCCCTGAATAG